In a genomic window of Maricaulis maris MCS10:
- the gatC gene encoding Asp-tRNA(Asn)/Glu-tRNA(Gln) amidotransferase subunit GatC yields the protein MSVTADDVRRIARLARIAEPTDRIDTLVGELNGILSWIEQLNEVDVDGVEPMTTPVKFPLPQRADEVTDGNCRDKVLANAPKSDEGFFVVPKSVE from the coding sequence ATGTCCGTCACCGCTGATGATGTGCGCCGCATTGCGCGCCTCGCCCGCATCGCCGAACCAACCGATCGTATCGACACGCTGGTCGGCGAGCTCAATGGCATTCTGAGCTGGATCGAACAGCTCAATGAAGTGGATGTCGACGGCGTCGAGCCGATGACCACGCCGGTGAAATTCCCGCTGCCGCAGCGCGCGGACGAAGTCACCGACGGCAATTGCCGCGACAAGGTCCTGGCCAACGCGCCCAAGTCCGACGAAGGCTTCTTCGTTGTCCCGAAATCGGTGGAGTAG
- a CDS encoding AEC family transporter has product MTPIITALVPVFGVIFLGWVLRRSNLLPETSWGPISRLAYLGLSPALLFSSIAFADLSEIELGGFMAAAMLGFVAMAALTLALKPVLRVPDPTFTSLFQATSRWNGLLILAIAIALFGAEGEVLVALVMVASIPLVNMECVAVLSVWGTGAAPQWRSILYRILTNPLILGSAAGGVVNLANIPVPTMLADTIALTGQAALPLILLAVGAGLNFTAMRARPRLLGLSVFVKLMIGPLVFYGIGRAFGIDGIPLTVLLLTGASPGAASAYVLAQQLGGDAPYSAGDITASALFCFITIPFWLWLLG; this is encoded by the coding sequence ATGACCCCCATCATCACCGCCCTCGTCCCCGTCTTCGGCGTGATCTTTCTCGGATGGGTATTGCGACGCTCCAACCTGTTGCCGGAAACGAGCTGGGGGCCGATTTCGCGGCTGGCCTATCTTGGACTGTCCCCGGCCCTCCTATTTTCCTCGATCGCCTTTGCCGACCTGTCCGAGATCGAGCTCGGCGGTTTCATGGCCGCGGCGATGCTGGGTTTTGTCGCCATGGCGGCGCTGACACTGGCGTTGAAGCCGGTGCTGCGCGTTCCCGACCCGACCTTCACCTCGCTGTTCCAGGCGACCAGTCGCTGGAATGGCCTGCTGATCCTCGCCATCGCCATCGCCCTGTTCGGGGCCGAGGGCGAGGTTCTGGTAGCCCTGGTGATGGTCGCCTCGATCCCGCTGGTGAATATGGAATGCGTCGCCGTCCTGTCGGTTTGGGGCACCGGCGCAGCGCCGCAGTGGCGCTCCATCCTCTACCGCATTCTGACCAATCCGCTGATCCTCGGCTCGGCTGCCGGTGGTGTGGTCAACCTGGCCAACATTCCGGTTCCGACGATGCTGGCCGACACCATTGCGCTGACCGGTCAGGCGGCGCTGCCGCTGATCCTGCTGGCGGTCGGCGCGGGACTGAACTTCACCGCCATGCGGGCCCGGCCACGCCTGCTCGGCCTGTCAGTCTTCGTCAAGCTGATGATCGGCCCGCTGGTCTTCTACGGCATCGGCCGCGCCTTCGGCATTGACGGCATTCCCCTGACCGTCCTGCTCCTCACCGGTGCCTCACCGGGTGCGGCGTCGGCCTATGTGCTGGCCCAGCAATTGGGCGGTGACGCGCCCTATTCCGCCGGTGACATCACAGCAAGCGCGCTGTTCTGCTTCATCACGATCCCGTTCTGGCTGTGGTTGCTGGGCTAG
- the ruvX gene encoding Holliday junction resolvase RuvX → MPIVTLEDLPDGPLIALDPGSKTIGVAACGASRGLSTPVETIKRTKFTADAERVFALLDERQAVAIVMGLPVNMDGSEGPRVQSVRAMARNLMRLRDLPIAFQDERLSTFEAEEKLISAGVRRDKRKDIIDAHAAANILQSALDRLEMLRP, encoded by the coding sequence ATGCCGATTGTGACCCTGGAAGACCTGCCCGATGGCCCCCTGATCGCCCTTGATCCGGGGAGCAAGACCATCGGGGTGGCGGCCTGCGGTGCCTCGCGGGGCCTCTCGACACCGGTGGAAACCATCAAGCGGACCAAGTTCACAGCCGATGCGGAGCGTGTCTTTGCCCTGCTGGACGAGCGCCAGGCCGTCGCCATCGTGATGGGCCTGCCGGTCAATATGGACGGGTCGGAAGGCCCGCGCGTGCAGTCGGTGCGTGCCATGGCCCGCAATCTGATGCGGCTGCGCGACCTGCCCATCGCCTTCCAGGACGAACGCCTCTCGACCTTCGAGGCCGAAGAGAAGCTGATTTCCGCGGGCGTGCGCCGTGACAAGCGCAAGGACATCATCGACGCCCACGCCGCCGCCAACATATTGCAATCCGCGCTCGACCGCCTGGAGATGCTGCGCCCATGA
- the gatB gene encoding Asp-tRNA(Asn)/Glu-tRNA(Gln) amidotransferase subunit GatB: MSDHSYILPGATGDWEVVMGLEIHAQVVSNAKLFSGAATAFGAAPNTQVSLVDAAMPGMLPVINSHVVEQAVRTGLGLNAQINLMSRFDRKNYFYPDLPQGYQISQFQFPIVGEGEIECERDDGSRFTVGIERLHLEQDAGKSIHDLDPNSTYVDLNRSGVALMEIVSRPHIRSPEEASAYVAKLRTILRYLGTCGGDMEKGQLRADVNVSVCRPGQYEKFRETGDFSHLGTRCEIKNVNSLRFIRQAIEYEAQRQIDIIEDGGKIDQETRLFDANTGVTRSMRSKEEAHDYRYFPDPDLLPLELQQSFVDEIKAGLPELPDQKRARLVSELGLSDYDAAVLSADKDRADYYEIVAEGRDAKLASSWVNNELYGRLNKEGLDITDSPVSATQLGGLIALISDDTISGKIAKDVFEILWSEGGDPAKIVDEKGLKQVTDTGAIEAVIDQLIADNPDQAAQVKEKPKTMGWFVGQVMKAMQGKANPQAVNEILRKKLLG, encoded by the coding sequence ATGAGTGATCACAGCTACATCCTGCCGGGCGCGACCGGTGACTGGGAAGTCGTCATGGGCCTGGAGATCCACGCCCAGGTGGTCTCCAATGCCAAGCTCTTCTCCGGCGCGGCGACAGCCTTTGGCGCGGCGCCCAATACGCAGGTCTCGCTGGTCGATGCGGCGATGCCGGGCATGCTGCCGGTCATCAACAGCCATGTTGTCGAACAGGCGGTGAGGACGGGCCTCGGTCTCAATGCCCAGATCAATCTGATGTCGCGCTTTGACCGCAAGAATTATTTCTATCCCGACCTGCCGCAGGGCTATCAGATCAGCCAGTTCCAATTCCCGATCGTGGGTGAGGGCGAGATCGAGTGCGAACGCGATGATGGCTCGCGCTTCACGGTCGGTATCGAACGCCTGCACCTGGAACAGGATGCCGGCAAGTCGATCCATGATCTCGATCCCAATTCGACCTATGTCGATCTCAACCGCTCCGGCGTGGCGCTGATGGAAATCGTCTCCCGCCCGCATATCCGCTCGCCCGAGGAAGCCTCGGCCTATGTCGCCAAGCTGCGCACAATTTTGCGCTATCTGGGCACGTGTGGCGGTGACATGGAGAAGGGCCAGCTGCGCGCCGATGTGAACGTGTCGGTCTGTCGTCCCGGCCAGTATGAGAAATTCCGTGAGACGGGTGATTTCTCGCATCTGGGCACGCGCTGCGAGATCAAGAATGTCAATTCGCTGCGCTTCATCCGCCAAGCCATCGAATACGAGGCCCAGCGCCAGATCGACATCATCGAGGATGGCGGCAAGATCGACCAGGAAACCCGCCTGTTCGACGCCAATACCGGTGTGACCCGCTCCATGCGCTCGAAGGAAGAAGCCCACGATTATCGCTACTTCCCCGATCCCGACCTGCTGCCGCTTGAACTGCAGCAGTCTTTCGTCGACGAGATCAAGGCCGGCCTGCCCGAACTGCCGGACCAGAAGCGCGCCCGGCTCGTCTCCGAGCTCGGCCTGTCAGATTATGACGCCGCTGTCCTGTCGGCCGACAAGGATCGCGCCGATTACTACGAGATCGTCGCCGAAGGCCGCGACGCCAAGCTGGCCTCCTCCTGGGTCAATAACGAGCTTTATGGCCGCCTCAACAAGGAAGGCCTCGACATCACCGACAGCCCGGTCTCGGCGACACAGCTCGGTGGTCTGATCGCGCTCATCTCCGACGACACCATCTCCGGCAAGATCGCCAAGGACGTGTTCGAGATCCTGTGGAGTGAAGGCGGCGACCCGGCCAAGATCGTCGACGAGAAGGGCCTCAAACAGGTCACCGACACAGGCGCCATCGAAGCCGTCATCGACCAGCTCATCGCCGACAATCCCGACCAGGCCGCCCAAGTGAAAGAAAAGCCCAAGACCATGGGCTGGTTCGTCGGCCAGGTGATGAAAGCCATGCAGGGCAAGGCCAACCCGCAAGCCGTGAACGAGATATTGCGGAAGAAATTGCTGGGGTAG
- the gatA gene encoding Asp-tRNA(Asn)/Glu-tRNA(Gln) amidotransferase subunit GatA, whose product MSELFKLTLSDITAKLKAREVSAVELATEGLALCEAAQPKLNAFTAFDADKTLAMAKASDEKLARGEGGLIEGAPLAIKDLFAVEGVETAASSNILKGFKPTYESSVTAKLWENGGVFLCKTSMDEFAMGSSNETSNTGPVNNPWKGANGEMLTPGGSSGGSAAAVAADLCFGATGTDTGGSIRQPAAFTGTVGVKATYGRTSRWGAVAFASSLDHPGPFAKTVKDSALMLQAMSGHDPKDSTSLPNDVPDFVAAVGQSVKGLRIGVPKEYRVDGMPAEIDEAWQKGIDWLKAAGCEIVDISLPHTKYALPAYYIVAPAEASSNLARYDGMRYGNRVEGTNLNATYENTRGAGFGHEVQRRIMIGTYVLSAGYYDAYYLRAQKVRTRILQDFEQAFEKVDAVLTPSAPSAAFALGSKSDDPIAMYLNDVFTVTANLAGLPAMSVPAGVDKDGLPLGLQIITPALDEETMFKVGAAIEDSAGFVAKPENWWA is encoded by the coding sequence ATGAGCGAGCTTTTCAAACTCACCCTGTCCGACATCACCGCCAAGCTGAAGGCGCGTGAGGTCTCTGCTGTTGAACTGGCGACGGAAGGCCTGGCCCTGTGCGAAGCAGCCCAGCCCAAGCTGAATGCCTTCACCGCCTTTGACGCCGACAAGACGCTGGCCATGGCCAAGGCCTCCGACGAGAAACTCGCGCGCGGCGAGGGTGGTCTCATCGAAGGCGCACCGCTGGCGATCAAGGATTTGTTCGCGGTTGAAGGTGTCGAGACGGCAGCCTCCTCGAACATTCTCAAGGGCTTCAAGCCGACTTACGAGTCCAGCGTCACGGCCAAGCTGTGGGAAAACGGCGGCGTCTTCCTGTGCAAGACCTCGATGGACGAATTCGCGATGGGCTCGTCGAACGAGACCTCGAATACCGGTCCGGTCAATAATCCCTGGAAGGGCGCTAACGGCGAAATGCTGACGCCGGGCGGCTCCTCGGGCGGATCTGCGGCGGCTGTGGCGGCCGATCTCTGCTTTGGCGCCACGGGCACGGATACCGGCGGTTCGATCCGCCAGCCGGCCGCCTTTACCGGCACGGTCGGCGTGAAAGCCACCTATGGCCGAACCTCGCGCTGGGGCGCGGTGGCCTTTGCCTCCTCGCTTGATCATCCGGGTCCCTTCGCCAAGACGGTGAAGGATTCGGCGTTGATGCTGCAGGCCATGTCGGGTCATGACCCCAAGGATTCGACCTCGCTGCCGAACGATGTACCGGACTTCGTCGCGGCGGTCGGTCAGTCGGTGAAGGGTTTGCGCATTGGCGTTCCCAAGGAGTACCGGGTCGATGGCATGCCGGCCGAGATCGATGAGGCCTGGCAAAAGGGCATTGACTGGCTCAAGGCCGCCGGCTGCGAGATCGTCGACATCTCCCTGCCGCACACGAAATACGCCCTGCCAGCCTATTACATCGTCGCGCCGGCGGAGGCTTCCTCCAACCTCGCCCGCTATGACGGCATGCGCTATGGCAATCGCGTCGAGGGGACAAACCTCAATGCGACCTATGAAAACACCCGCGGTGCCGGTTTCGGCCATGAGGTCCAGCGCCGCATCATGATCGGCACCTATGTGCTCTCGGCCGGCTATTACGACGCCTATTACCTGCGCGCCCAGAAAGTGCGCACGCGCATCCTGCAGGATTTCGAACAGGCGTTTGAGAAGGTCGACGCCGTGCTGACCCCGTCCGCCCCGTCGGCCGCCTTCGCGCTGGGGTCGAAGTCGGATGATCCGATCGCCATGTATCTCAATGACGTCTTCACCGTCACCGCCAACCTGGCCGGCCTGCCGGCCATGTCGGTGCCGGCCGGTGTCGACAAGGACGGCCTGCCGCTGGGACTTCAGATCATCACCCCGGCGCTGGACGAGGAAACCATGTTCAAGGTCGGCGCGGCGATCGAGGATTCGGCCGGCTTCGTCGCCAAGCCGGAGAATTGGTGGGCGTGA
- a CDS encoding MBL fold metallo-hydrolase, whose translation MKTHAIALAGLAFGVTVPAIAQPENPTCSIELIVLGVGQDGGAPQLGNSADPAWEDPSLRRLATSIALVDHQLDERYLFEATPDIREQLYRLDQIAPTERRPGLDGIFLTHGHMGHYTGLMFLGHESMGAQGVPVFAMPRMADYLTSNGPWSQLVRYENIALQPMHDGVAVEVGRLSVTPIAVPHRQEFTEVVGYRIDTPGLSAFFLPDIDSWEEWETWQDGTALRIEDVIASVDVAYLDATFFANGEILGRDMSGFPHPMISHSMARFADLPASERAKIRFIHFNHTNPVRYPDAPERDVVTEAGFNLADEGERVCLGD comes from the coding sequence ATGAAAACACATGCAATAGCGCTCGCCGGCCTGGCATTCGGCGTGACGGTGCCCGCCATCGCGCAACCGGAAAACCCGACATGCTCCATCGAACTCATCGTCCTCGGCGTCGGCCAGGATGGCGGCGCGCCGCAGTTGGGCAATAGCGCGGATCCCGCATGGGAAGATCCGTCGCTGCGACGGCTGGCGACCTCGATCGCGCTGGTCGATCATCAGCTGGACGAGCGCTACCTGTTCGAGGCTACGCCGGACATCCGTGAACAGCTCTACCGCCTCGACCAGATTGCACCGACCGAACGGCGTCCCGGGCTGGACGGTATCTTCCTTACCCATGGCCATATGGGCCATTACACCGGGCTGATGTTCCTCGGGCATGAGAGCATGGGGGCGCAGGGCGTGCCGGTCTTCGCCATGCCGCGTATGGCCGACTATCTGACGAGCAACGGGCCCTGGAGCCAGCTGGTCCGCTATGAGAACATTGCGCTTCAACCCATGCACGATGGCGTTGCGGTCGAGGTTGGCCGCCTGTCCGTGACACCGATCGCCGTGCCGCACCGGCAGGAATTCACCGAGGTTGTCGGCTATCGCATCGACACGCCGGGTCTGAGCGCCTTCTTCCTGCCCGACATCGACAGCTGGGAGGAATGGGAGACCTGGCAAGACGGCACCGCCCTGCGCATCGAGGACGTTATCGCCAGCGTGGATGTCGCCTATCTCGACGCCACCTTCTTCGCCAATGGCGAGATCCTGGGGCGTGACATGTCGGGCTTCCCGCATCCAATGATCTCGCACTCGATGGCACGGTTCGCCGATCTGCCCGCCAGCGAGCGGGCCAAGATCCGCTTCATCCATTTCAACCACACCAACCCGGTCCGCTATCCCGATGCGCCGGAGCGGGATGTGGTGACAGAGGCCGGCTTCAACCTGGCTGACGAGGGCGAGCGGGTCTGTCTGGGGGATTGA
- a CDS encoding GNAT family N-acetyltransferase, producing MTKLRPMTPTDAPAVLAIYAEGIATGHATFESAAPDWVHFDEGKLAAPRLVSLDGEGGVTGWAALSPVSSRCVYGGVGEVSVYVAEAARGKGLGRILLQALVDGSEAEGLWTLTAGIFAENTASIRMHEQCGFERLGVRCGLGKMGHGPMAGRWRDVVQMERRSTVVGID from the coding sequence ATGACCAAACTCCGCCCCATGACGCCAACCGACGCGCCCGCCGTCCTCGCCATCTACGCCGAGGGCATCGCTACCGGTCACGCGACCTTCGAGAGCGCCGCGCCGGACTGGGTTCATTTCGACGAGGGCAAGCTTGCCGCACCGCGGCTGGTCTCACTGGACGGTGAAGGCGGGGTGACCGGCTGGGCCGCGCTCAGCCCGGTTTCTTCGCGCTGCGTCTATGGCGGGGTGGGCGAGGTCTCGGTCTATGTCGCGGAGGCTGCGCGCGGGAAGGGGCTGGGCCGCATCCTGTTGCAGGCCCTGGTTGATGGCTCGGAAGCGGAAGGCCTGTGGACGCTCACCGCCGGGATCTTCGCCGAGAACACGGCGTCCATCCGCATGCATGAGCAATGCGGCTTCGAGCGGCTTGGCGTCAGGTGCGGGCTTGGCAAGATGGGGCATGGCCCCATGGCCGGGCGATGGCGCGATGTGGTCCAGATGGAGCGGCGCAGCACAGTGGTCGGGATTGATTAG